From the Leucobacter tenebrionis genome, one window contains:
- a CDS encoding helix-turn-helix transcriptional regulator, with product MNEPELTVTVSPLMDSREIAAYLKVSESTLSRWRSAGQGPPFLRLGGIARYRLEAVDAWLAGLEHDDAAEG from the coding sequence ATGAACGAACCGGAATTGACGGTCACGGTGTCACCGCTGATGGACAGCCGCGAGATCGCCGCCTACCTCAAAGTGTCGGAGTCGACGCTGTCCCGATGGCGGTCAGCCGGCCAGGGGCCGCCGTTCCTGCGATTGGGCGGTATCGCACGATACCGGCTCGAGGCAGTCGACGCGTGGCTGGCCGGTCTGGAACACGACGATGCCGCGGAAGGCTGA
- a CDS encoding NUDIX domain-containing protein, translating to MSDLRNPGDAWVTAADGGRYWGRFGAAGLLAHDRSLGAILLQHRVTWSDHGDTWGIPGGARHEGEAAIDGAIRESQEEAGVPDNAVAPRYTHVLDRGGWAYTTLIADVVTPFEPRITDPESHALAWIKLDDVERLPLHPAFAASWQLLRPLLAARPAVVIDAANVIGSVPNGWWKDRRGAAERLRDQLEALAVHGDGIRAGFLDLPETRVPGLDRAYPEWTMVVEGVANGIASSEHVRVVSSPGLGDDTIVAEAAVFAASEHAVTVVTGDAELRVRAHAAGAVTRGAKKLLRLLPEAPPAEG from the coding sequence ATGAGCGATCTGCGAAACCCGGGCGACGCGTGGGTCACGGCGGCCGACGGCGGGCGCTACTGGGGGCGCTTCGGCGCAGCCGGCCTGCTCGCCCACGATCGCTCTCTCGGCGCCATCCTGCTGCAGCACCGCGTCACCTGGAGCGACCACGGCGACACCTGGGGCATCCCCGGCGGCGCCCGCCACGAGGGCGAGGCCGCGATCGACGGGGCGATCCGCGAGTCGCAGGAGGAGGCCGGGGTTCCCGACAACGCGGTCGCACCCCGCTACACCCACGTGCTCGACCGCGGCGGCTGGGCCTACACCACCCTGATCGCCGACGTCGTCACCCCCTTCGAACCCCGCATCACCGATCCCGAGAGCCACGCGCTCGCCTGGATCAAGCTCGACGACGTCGAGCGGCTCCCTCTGCACCCCGCGTTCGCGGCGAGCTGGCAGCTGCTGCGCCCCCTGCTCGCGGCGAGACCCGCCGTGGTGATCGATGCCGCCAACGTGATCGGCTCGGTGCCGAACGGATGGTGGAAGGATCGCCGCGGCGCCGCCGAGCGGCTGCGCGACCAGCTCGAGGCGCTGGCGGTGCACGGCGACGGGATCCGCGCCGGCTTCCTCGACCTGCCCGAGACCCGCGTGCCCGGCCTCGACCGCGCCTATCCGGAGTGGACCATGGTGGTGGAGGGCGTCGCGAACGGCATCGCGAGCAGCGAGCACGTGCGCGTGGTCTCCTCACCCGGCCTCGGAGACGACACCATCGTGGCCGAGGCCGCCGTCTTCGCAGCATCCGAGCACGCCGTCACCGTCGTCACCGGCGATGCCGAACTGCGGGTGCGCGCGCACGCCGCGGGAGCGGTCACGCGCGGCGCGAAGAAGCTGCTCAGACTGCTTCCCGAGGCCCCTCCGGCTGAGGGCTGA
- a CDS encoding ATP-binding protein, with amino-acid sequence MTGQDEGRLHTAVLVGPEGERRRARKARRRAATRVETTARATRKAEAKARWEAEQAERRATTYLPAAGEPGPAALRTPGRFRLPKHQDTSATLAGQYPFLAEGGLGSEGIFVGQDLYSGGSFVYDPWVLYRRGIITAPNVVLAGIVGSGKSSLAKSLYTRSLPFGRRVYVPGDPKGEHTAVAEAVGGRAIILGHGLPNRLNPLDEGHRPSAVSDSEWAMQVASRRRDLIGALAETVLDRALSPLEHTAIDLALRDAVRSAEVPILPMVVDRILTPNPGDDEDGRLAEDGRLVGHALRRLVAGDLQGLFDGPSTVRFDPSLPMVSLDLSRVAENSTLISVLMTCSSAWMESALSDPNGGQRWVIYDEAWRLMAYPSLLRRMDAQWRLARHFGIANMLIFHKLSDLDNVGDSGSAMRALASSLLANAETRIVYRQEADQLGTTATALGLTGTEQKLLPGLGTGQGLWRIKDRSFVVQHQLHPAELAAFDTTSRMTTETRTFTNRDARTQ; translated from the coding sequence ACCACCGCCCGCGCGACACGGAAGGCCGAGGCGAAGGCCCGGTGGGAGGCGGAGCAGGCCGAACGACGCGCGACGACCTACCTGCCCGCCGCTGGCGAGCCGGGGCCTGCGGCGTTGCGCACACCGGGCAGGTTCCGGTTACCCAAGCACCAGGACACGAGTGCGACGTTGGCCGGGCAGTACCCGTTCCTCGCCGAAGGCGGCCTCGGATCGGAGGGGATCTTCGTCGGTCAGGACCTGTACTCCGGCGGGTCGTTCGTCTACGACCCGTGGGTGCTCTACCGGCGCGGGATCATCACCGCCCCCAACGTCGTCCTGGCCGGAATCGTCGGCTCCGGCAAGTCGAGCCTGGCAAAGTCGCTCTACACGCGATCGCTCCCGTTCGGGCGGCGCGTCTACGTTCCCGGTGACCCGAAGGGCGAGCACACCGCCGTCGCCGAAGCAGTCGGCGGGAGAGCGATCATCCTCGGCCACGGCCTGCCCAACCGTCTCAACCCCCTCGATGAAGGTCACAGGCCATCCGCGGTGTCCGACAGCGAGTGGGCGATGCAGGTCGCCTCCCGCCGCCGCGACCTTATCGGCGCCCTCGCCGAGACCGTGCTGGACCGGGCGTTGTCCCCGCTGGAGCACACCGCGATCGACCTCGCCCTGAGGGACGCGGTCCGAAGTGCGGAGGTTCCGATCCTGCCGATGGTCGTCGACCGCATCCTCACGCCCAACCCCGGCGACGACGAAGACGGGCGACTCGCGGAAGACGGCCGCCTCGTCGGCCACGCCCTGCGCCGGCTCGTCGCGGGCGACCTCCAAGGACTGTTCGACGGCCCGTCCACGGTCCGGTTCGATCCGTCCCTGCCGATGGTGTCCCTCGACCTGTCCCGGGTCGCGGAGAACAGCACCTTGATCTCGGTGCTGATGACGTGCTCGTCGGCGTGGATGGAGTCGGCCCTGTCCGACCCGAACGGCGGGCAGCGATGGGTGATCTACGACGAAGCGTGGCGGCTCATGGCCTACCCGTCGCTGCTGCGGCGGATGGATGCCCAGTGGCGGCTCGCCCGGCACTTCGGGATCGCGAACATGCTGATCTTCCACAAGCTCTCCGACCTCGACAACGTCGGCGACTCCGGTTCCGCGATGCGTGCCCTCGCCTCCTCGCTGCTGGCGAACGCGGAGACCAGGATCGTCTACCGGCAGGAAGCCGACCAACTCGGCACCACCGCAACAGCGCTCGGCCTCACCGGTACCGAGCAGAAGCTGCTTCCGGGCCTGGGCACCGGGCAGGGGCTGTGGCGCATCAAGGACCGCTCCTTCGTCGTGCAGCACCAACTCCACCCCGCCGAGCTCGCCGCCTTCGACACCACCAGCCGCATGACCACGGAAACCCGCACGTTCACGAATCGTGACGCGAGAACTCAGTGA
- a CDS encoding tyrosine-type recombinase/integrase, which produces MPRKADPLPQAQPKPVPPVGVKISTDLERRSYGIRARARWTDPISKRRITRSEIVADEAAAHEFFDSLRQSSAKGMDVSMTLTEFVTAIGDRWARGLDPTSTGETYGYGLKLRVLPALGHLPVTQITAGIIDRTIDAWEKRHGASTIKNSIAPLVRVLDEAVRDGLIPINPAKNRAKRSLNRNAFRTQPAEQASPRAHAIPDMGTLTKLADACGKIHQSYSDFVMLAALLAARSSEVSGLQAGDVRFDKNIVVIARQTYPGKGGLVTKQTKGRKERRVPILDPLRPILERLTEGKQPEERLLVGPKGGALTTATVRDATNWDQIVKDLGLPDLTRHGLRHTGATWMADAGIPLHVLQDILGHASVETTRGYLHPDDRHLASAAEQANAFLARSAKASRPTRRDASRSL; this is translated from the coding sequence ATGCCGCGGAAGGCTGACCCGCTCCCGCAGGCGCAGCCCAAGCCCGTCCCGCCGGTCGGAGTGAAGATCTCCACCGACCTCGAACGCCGCTCCTACGGCATCCGAGCCCGCGCCCGCTGGACCGATCCCATCAGCAAGCGCCGCATCACCCGTTCGGAGATCGTCGCCGACGAGGCTGCAGCACACGAGTTCTTCGACTCGCTGCGGCAGTCCTCTGCCAAGGGCATGGACGTGTCCATGACGCTCACCGAGTTCGTCACCGCGATCGGCGACCGGTGGGCGCGGGGGCTGGACCCGACCTCCACCGGGGAGACCTACGGGTACGGGCTCAAGCTCCGCGTGCTGCCCGCCCTCGGGCACCTGCCGGTCACGCAGATCACCGCCGGGATCATCGACCGCACGATCGACGCCTGGGAGAAACGCCACGGGGCGTCAACGATCAAGAACTCCATCGCCCCGCTCGTGCGCGTCCTCGACGAGGCAGTCCGCGACGGGCTCATCCCGATCAACCCCGCGAAGAACCGCGCCAAGCGCAGCCTGAACCGCAACGCCTTCCGAACCCAGCCCGCCGAGCAAGCCTCGCCCCGCGCGCACGCCATCCCCGACATGGGCACCCTGACAAAGCTCGCGGACGCCTGCGGAAAGATCCACCAGTCCTACTCGGACTTCGTGATGCTCGCCGCGCTCCTCGCCGCGCGTTCCTCCGAAGTGTCAGGCCTGCAGGCCGGCGACGTCCGCTTCGACAAGAACATCGTCGTCATCGCCCGGCAGACCTACCCCGGCAAGGGCGGCCTCGTCACCAAACAGACCAAGGGCCGCAAGGAGCGACGCGTCCCGATCCTCGACCCGCTGCGGCCGATCCTCGAACGGCTCACCGAAGGCAAGCAGCCGGAAGAGCGTCTGCTCGTCGGCCCGAAAGGCGGCGCGCTCACCACCGCCACCGTCAGGGACGCCACGAACTGGGACCAGATCGTCAAGGATCTCGGGCTGCCCGATCTCACCCGACACGGGCTCCGGCACACCGGAGCCACCTGGATGGCCGACGCTGGCATCCCGCTGCACGTCCTCCAGGACATCCTCGGCCACGCTTCCGTCGAGACAACCCGCGGATACCTCCACCCCGACGACCGCCACCTGGCCTCCGCCGCGGAGCAGGCCAACGCCTTCCTCGCCCGATCCGCCAAGGCCAGCAGGCCGACCCGGCGCGACGCGTCGAGGTCCCTGTGA
- a CDS encoding single-stranded DNA-binding protein, whose amino-acid sequence MALHTQESLSGFIASDPQLTYTERGDARLYVKIGQEHYRREDDGSFTQTETTFHDLVAFSKTAERAHARLAKGDKFVAEGYVREYDRTTPEGEVVKAEEFVAKRIGHDLARTRYDVDRTRRQPAVTQEAAAQSVSTNTRREAASAVPALGL is encoded by the coding sequence ATGGCTCTCCACACGCAGGAATCCCTCTCCGGGTTCATCGCCTCCGACCCACAACTCACCTACACCGAACGCGGCGACGCCCGCCTGTACGTCAAGATCGGCCAGGAGCACTACCGGCGCGAGGACGACGGGTCGTTCACGCAGACCGAGACGACCTTCCACGACCTCGTCGCGTTCAGCAAGACCGCTGAACGCGCTCACGCTCGCCTCGCCAAGGGTGACAAGTTCGTCGCCGAGGGCTACGTCCGTGAGTACGACCGGACCACGCCGGAGGGCGAGGTAGTCAAGGCCGAGGAGTTCGTGGCGAAGAGAATCGGCCACGACCTCGCCCGCACCCGCTACGACGTCGACCGCACCCGCCGCCAGCCGGCCGTGACGCAAGAGGCCGCAGCGCAGAGCGTCAGCACGAATACCCGCCGTGAAGCTGCGAGTGCCGTCCCGGCGCTCGGTCTCTGA
- a CDS encoding pyridoxamine 5'-phosphate oxidase family protein, whose translation MSENQDAVSVLTEDECWERLGSQRVGRIVTRVGDVVDVVPLNFVLDGRSAVFRTAPGNKLVELTINDSVLLEVDEIGEESGWSVVLRGHARVLESEADIAAVEALPLRPFVPTLKPTFVRIEAESIGGREYRFGPEPRREDQQEG comes from the coding sequence ATGAGTGAGAACCAGGATGCCGTGTCGGTGCTGACGGAGGATGAGTGCTGGGAGCGACTGGGGTCGCAGCGCGTGGGGCGGATCGTCACCCGCGTGGGCGACGTGGTCGACGTCGTGCCGCTCAACTTCGTGCTCGACGGGCGATCGGCGGTCTTCCGCACCGCGCCCGGTAACAAACTCGTCGAGCTGACCATCAACGATTCCGTGCTGCTCGAGGTCGATGAGATCGGCGAGGAATCCGGCTGGAGTGTGGTGCTGCGCGGACACGCCCGGGTGCTCGAATCGGAGGCCGATATCGCGGCCGTGGAGGCGCTGCCGCTCAGGCCCTTCGTGCCGACCCTCAAGCCGACCTTCGTGCGGATCGAGGCGGAGTCGATCGGCGGCCGCGAGTACCGGTTCGGCCCCGAGCCGCGCCGCGAGGACCAGCAGGAGGGGTAG
- a CDS encoding type IV secretory system conjugative DNA transfer family protein, producing the protein MSTPRPAGSLGDELSNLGIGLLIGAAILAAILRGAGSVAAWITGTGQPAGGVEAGLGVLLNPCDPAEALGAPGLSVVAYWVTAGVLILAAAGAGCWAWRFFREHGRQAKNDPYRIPGIATQTDVTKAASEPALLRRAGHLRPSLDKPAPEDVGYRIGTSRGRTVWASVEDSILLIGPPRSGKGAHIVINAILDAPGAVVTTSTRPDNLTATLRARERVGPVAVFDPQHLADGVPAGLRWSPIRGCEDPLTAMIRATGLAAGTGLSAGGVEGGGFWEGKTRTALQALLHAAALDRRPPSELFRWTLDPSAAADAVAILTSHPHAAAGWAESLQAMIDSDPRTRDSIWQGVSLALAALADPRVLDAVSPREGEDFDPEAFLQARGSLYLLATGAGANNSAALVAAFVEDVVEAARRIAARSPGARLDPPLLLALDEVGNLAPLPSLPTLMAEGGGTGITTMPVLQSLAQAREKWSENAAGAIWDASIVKIILGGASNSKDLHDLTTLIGERDEVTDSTTVGDHGSRSAQRSIRRVPIMPPDTIRTLPFGTALVMLRSAPPIVTRMWTWTDRPDAKELRADRAGIEALLQRRSLEEPGAPA; encoded by the coding sequence ATGAGCACCCCGCGGCCTGCGGGTTCACTCGGGGACGAGCTGAGCAACCTCGGCATCGGCCTCCTCATCGGCGCCGCGATCCTCGCCGCCATCCTCCGCGGCGCCGGCTCGGTCGCCGCGTGGATCACCGGGACCGGTCAGCCCGCCGGCGGAGTCGAGGCCGGGTTGGGCGTGCTGCTCAACCCCTGCGACCCGGCGGAAGCACTCGGCGCACCCGGCCTGAGCGTGGTGGCGTACTGGGTCACCGCTGGCGTCCTCATCCTCGCCGCCGCTGGCGCAGGGTGCTGGGCGTGGCGGTTCTTCCGCGAGCACGGCCGACAGGCCAAGAACGACCCCTACCGCATCCCCGGCATCGCCACCCAAACCGACGTCACCAAGGCCGCCTCCGAGCCCGCACTGCTGCGCCGGGCCGGACACCTGCGACCCTCCCTCGACAAGCCAGCACCGGAGGATGTCGGCTACCGGATCGGCACCTCCCGCGGCAGGACCGTGTGGGCATCCGTCGAGGACTCCATCCTGCTGATCGGCCCGCCCCGCTCCGGCAAAGGCGCCCACATCGTCATCAACGCCATCCTCGACGCGCCCGGTGCGGTCGTGACGACGAGCACGCGGCCGGACAACCTCACCGCGACGCTCCGCGCACGTGAGAGGGTCGGGCCGGTCGCGGTGTTCGACCCGCAGCATCTGGCCGATGGCGTCCCCGCGGGCCTCAGGTGGTCGCCCATCCGTGGGTGCGAGGACCCGCTGACCGCGATGATCCGTGCCACCGGCCTCGCCGCCGGCACCGGTCTGTCCGCTGGCGGCGTCGAAGGTGGCGGGTTCTGGGAGGGGAAGACCCGTACCGCCCTCCAAGCACTGCTCCACGCCGCCGCTCTCGACCGTCGCCCGCCGAGTGAGTTGTTCCGGTGGACCCTCGATCCCTCCGCTGCCGCTGACGCGGTGGCGATCCTGACCTCTCATCCGCACGCTGCGGCGGGGTGGGCGGAGTCGTTGCAGGCGATGATCGACTCCGACCCGAGAACCCGCGACTCCATCTGGCAAGGCGTCTCCCTCGCCCTGGCCGCCCTCGCGGACCCGCGCGTGCTCGATGCCGTGTCGCCACGCGAAGGCGAGGACTTCGACCCCGAAGCGTTCCTCCAAGCCCGCGGGTCGCTCTACCTTCTGGCGACCGGCGCCGGCGCCAACAACAGCGCGGCGCTGGTGGCGGCGTTCGTGGAAGACGTCGTGGAAGCCGCCCGCCGCATCGCCGCCCGCAGCCCCGGGGCCCGCCTCGACCCGCCACTGCTGCTGGCCCTCGATGAGGTCGGCAACCTCGCCCCCTTGCCGTCGCTACCCACGCTCATGGCCGAAGGCGGCGGTACGGGGATCACGACGATGCCGGTGTTGCAGTCGCTCGCGCAGGCGCGGGAGAAGTGGTCGGAGAACGCCGCCGGCGCGATCTGGGACGCCTCTATCGTCAAGATCATCCTCGGCGGGGCATCGAACTCCAAAGACCTGCACGACCTGACCACGCTCATCGGCGAACGTGACGAGGTGACCGACTCCACCACGGTCGGAGACCACGGCTCCCGCTCCGCCCAACGCTCCATCCGCCGCGTCCCGATCATGCCGCCCGACACGATCCGCACCCTCCCGTTCGGGACCGCGCTCGTCATGCTCCGCTCCGCACCGCCCATCGTCACGCGAATGTGGACCTGGACCGACCGCCCGGATGCGAAGGAACTGCGGGCCGACAGGGCTGGCATCGAGGCGCTGCTGCAACGCCGGTCGCTGGAGGAGCCGGGCGCACCTGCCTGA